The following is a genomic window from Kogia breviceps isolate mKogBre1 chromosome 4, mKogBre1 haplotype 1, whole genome shotgun sequence.
CAGGAGAGACAGTGAGGGGAAGAGGCGGGCAGCAGTGCCCCCAGACCAGGGCCACAACTACTCAGTaactcttctccctttcttaccTGTGGGCTCTGCCCCTGAAGGATTGTCGCTGTCATGGCTGCTCTCAGAGAAGGAGAGGTCCGGAAAGTTGAGATACTGCTCAGGGACAAAGCCGACCTCACCGTGCTGGTTCCGAGCCTGCTCACCCAGCAACGTGAACAGAAAGCAGGCTTGCCTCAGCAGTCCACGGCCCTGGCCCTCCTCCACTCAGGCTTCCAGCTTTGCCTGGCTGGGTCTTTCCAGGCCACAGTGAAGCCCCTCCCACTGCCCCCTTGCCAAGGTCAGAGCCCCGGGTCCATACCCACCTTGACCCATTCGTCGGCATCTCCCTCCTCTATGACCTCCAGCCACTCGCCCTCTGTGATGGTCAGCTCGTCCTCATGTCCTGCCTGGGCCCCACAAAGAAGGATTCAGGACTGGCTGTTCCCCATCCCTGCCTGTCTGAGCTCCCCACCTCCATTCACACCTGATAGCCAAACACCACATggacagggcaggggaggggcctggTGGCCAGGGCTGGAGGAGCAGGCTCCTCAAAGAGCTCCCCAGTCTCCTCACATTCCTCAAAGTCAGACAGCTCAGCATCCTCAGCCTGGGGGGACAGAGAACAGACATCATTGTGAGGCCAGTCTCAAGCACCCACTATATCTCTCACTCCTCcattctacctttttttctttaacatctttattggagtataattgctttacaatgttgtgttagtttctgctgtatgacaaagtgaatcagctacatgtatacatatatccccatatcccctagctcttgtgcctccctcctaCCCCATCCTCTCCTTAACACTGTGGATCCTCCTCCAAGGTAGTACCCCCCATCCGTTCACCCTGGGTCACACGCAGAACCACCACAGAGCAAGATAACACTAACAATAATCACAGAGTTACAGTATTGAGCGCTGATATGTGCCAAACACCGTGCTAAGTATCTTATGTACATTGTCTTGTTTAAACTTCTTAATAACCCAGTGTTATTTTGCGAAACTATTAACCTCATTTTACttaatgggaaactgaggctcagaaaggctaagtcactttccaagatcacacagccagtaagtggagTGGCTGGTACTCAAACTGCTTATAGTCTGCTCTCAGGACCTTTCATAACCACCATCTATACTCCATAATAAAAGTTCATTGAGAGCTCTCTATGTTACAAACTGTGCCAAGAGTCATACTTAAGTGatttcatttaagcctcacaacaatGCTTTGAGTTAGTTACTAGTGTGATTCCCACTTTATAAGCTCTGCTTTCCACTGGAGCTCTTTAGCCTCCTGCGTGTGTTATGGGTAGGGAGTGGAGGGAGCTCACCGTGGGAGAGAGGTCCCTCTGCGACAGCCGGGCCTCGCTGAGCCGTCGTTCCTGCTCCACCTCATCCTGGGCCTGGGTCATGGCTGGCTTCAGCCAGCGCTGCACATCCAGGCCAGCCCCCTGCAGCAGGGCCAGCCGGGCAGCCCCCTTCACCTGGCTCACCTGACACAGGGAAGAGGGGGTCAGTCAAGGCTATGGCTGGGCCTGCCCTTGGGAGGTGAGTGGAGCCTCCTCCCCAGATGTGTCCACCCTCTACCTCCTGCCTCCAGTATCCCCACCATCAGATAAAGGAGTGAAGGAGGGTGTTGCCGGAGGAGGTGCGATCTCAGTGGCTCTAACCCCTGGGCTGTGCCTCACCTGTGCCCGCCGGATGCTCTCTCTCACTTCCTGCAGCCGCTGTTCTATGCTTGGAGCCTCCCGCTCTGAAGCCTGCTGCCGCCTCTGCTCCAGCCGCTGCAGCACCTGGTTGGGGATGCAGAGGACAGGAGCGGGTGGAGATACTATGGGGCACAACTTACTAATAACCCGGTAGTTTCCCAGTTGTTTCACATGCATTATGTCATCTCATCTTCCCTGTGATGTGGGTGCTATTATTAGCCCCACTttaatgatgaggaaactgaggtccagagagcttAAGTCACTCCCTCACTCAGGGTTACATAACTAGGAAGCAACAGAGCAAGATTTGAGCCCAGGTGAGTCTAGTCCCAAAGGTTATGCTCTTAAATTACTGTGCCACACTGTCGGCTTAactacccctccctcctctcctgcctgcAGCCCCATGACATCCCCAGTGACGCCGGGATCCCCATCTCTCAGCTCTTCTTGCCCACCCCCTGACACCTGCACTCCCCACCTCACCCGCTGCCCATGGTTCTGGATCTTGTAGTCTCGGGCAGCTCGGCTCGTCCAGCGTTGAACTTCTTTCTCCAGGCCACTCTCCCCGGCCCCACCTCCTGCGACCCGCTCCAGCTCCAGGACACACACCTGAATGAATGGGGAGCTGTGAGAATGACCTGATGCTGCTCCTTCTTCATTCCTCCTCCCTCcagttccctccttttttttcttccttgtctcCTGACCTCCAGGGTCAGGGACAAATAGGTGGGAGCACACACCTATGACTGTGGACACAGGTGTGCATTCACGTGGacacacagagagtcccagaagTGGGATCCAGGTTGAGGGACAGAGGTAGAATGAAGAAGATAGTGCAGTGAAGGGACAGAAGGGTAGGAGGAAGTGTGTTACTTTGTgtcctggtgggagggaggtgaaCTGGGGTTCTGAAACCCTCTCTCCATGGTTTAATAGTCTCTAAGTTAAAACCGGGACAAGGAAAATGGGGAAGAGGCCTACACCACAGTCCCCTTTCCAAGTGGCCTGACTCCACCTAGCAGAGAGGTCTCACCTGATCAGTCCCTGCTGGCTGAAACtgctgaggtggggtgggggaaaatACTCCGGGCTCCTGAAGAAAAAGCTCCAGATCCTGCTCCCAGCTTACCTGGTAGTTGGAAAAAATCAAAGTAGGCCACTCACTGGCTCCCTCACCAAGCCTGTCCCCAGCCCTTCTTGGTAGAGAGAGGACAAGgtgagaaggaaaggggaagacaTGCAGTGGTGGAGGGGGCGCTGTACTGGGAGAGAAGGGTAAAGAGGGTCTCTGGGGAGCTTACCTGGGAGGTCGCCTGCCCTCCACGGTGGGCATGCTCCAGAGCCATCTCTGCAGCTTCCAGCTCAGTGCGGCTCAGTGAAGTCAGCGGGTCCCTCAGGTGTTCCAACAGCTCGCTGACCAGGGCCTGAAGAGAACCCCAAGATGCTGACACCACCCTTCCCACAAGCAGCCTCTCTGTCCAGGTTTGAATGGGTGATGGGGATGAGGTATGGGAAATTGAGAAGTAATAAGACATTATTATTGCTTCTAATAATAGGCCCTCATGTGTACACAGCACTTAAcagtttaaaaagcattttcacatTCATTCTCTCCCTTGAGCCCCATTAGTCTTATGGAGTAGGCAGAGCAGGGGTTAGtcctgatgaagaaactggggtTCAGAGGAGTAAGTGTTCTGCACAATGTCATGCAGCCAACTAGAAGCGGAAGCAGAACCCAGGTATGTATCTACTGCCCACTCTGAGCAGACTaggtccccagccccacccagcctgaTGGTGGTGGGAAGCAGGGAGACGCCCTCCCTGCTGGGAGGCAGCGGTATCTAGGCTAAGACTGGCCTTGAGCACGGCCGGCAGTTCTTCCTGGTAGTAGTGATCAAGGTGGGCATTGGTGGCCACCAAGTTGAGCAGGTACTCATTGCGGGCCGCTCTCAGCTGCTGGGAGTACTGGGCCGACTGGACAGACAGCTAGGAGAGGAACATAGGTGTCAACTGGGAGACCTGGACCCTTGGGGTCCTTCCATGGCCAACCCAGATCCAGAATGGCTTCTCACATTACTGAGATAACTGGCAAACCATACTAAAAATTTTACATACAATTCCTGCTCAAAATCCTCTAGTGACAACTGCATACATTTAGGATAGAATCCCAACTGCTCCTTACCGTGGTCTACCAGGTCCAACATGAGCTGGCCCCAGCACCCTCTCTGAGTCTTTCCACAGTGCTCGTCCCCTTGCTCAcagtgctccagccacactggccttctctcAGTTCCTTGAGCCTACAAAGttattcccacctcagggcctttgcactcaccATTGCCTctccctggaatgttcttcccctaCATCTCTGCATGGCTAGCTCCTCCCTGACACTCAGGCCACCTGTTCAGAGAGGCTTTCCCTCTAAATTACACTCCCCTG
Proteins encoded in this region:
- the FCHSD1 gene encoding F-BAR and double SH3 domains protein 1 isoform X3, which encodes MQPPPRKVKPSQEVKLRFLEQLSILQTRQQREADLLEDIRSYSKQRAAIEREYGQALQKLAGPFLKREGHRSGEMDSRMVFGAWRCLLDATMAGGQARLQASDRYRDLAGGTGRSAKEQVLRKGAENLQRAQAEVLQSVRELSRSRKLYGQRERVWALAQEKAADVQARLNRSDHGLFHTRTSLQKLSTKLSVQSAQYSQQLRAARNEYLLNLVATNAHLDHYYQEELPAVLKALVSELLEHLRDPLTSLSRTELEAAEMALEHAHRGGQATSQVSWEQDLELFLQEPGVFSPTPPQQFQPAGTDQVCVLELERVAGGGAGESGLEKEVQRWTSRAARDYKIQNHGQRVLQRLEQRRQQASEREAPSIEQRLQEVRESIRRAQVSQVKGAARLALLQGAGLDVQRWLKPAMTQAQDEVEQERRLSEARLSQRDLSPTAEDAELSDFEECEETGELFEEPAPPALATRPLPCPVHVVFGYQAGHEDELTITEGEWLEVIEEGDADEWVKARNQHGEVGFVPEQYLNFPDLSFSESSHDSDNPSGAEPTAFLACALYSYTGQSAEELSFPEGALIRLLPRAQDGVDDGFWRGEFGGHVGVFPSLLVEELLGPPGPSELSDPEQMLPSPSPPSFSPPAPTSALDGSPAPVLPGDQDLDCPGPLDMMAPRLRPMRPPPPPPAKAPDPGHPDPLT
- the FCHSD1 gene encoding F-BAR and double SH3 domains protein 1 isoform X2 translates to MQPPPRKVKPSQEVKLRFLEQLSILQTRQQREADLLEDIRSYSKQRAAIEREYGQALQKLAGPFLKREGHRSGEMDSRGRMVFGAWRCLLDATMAGGQARLQASDRYRDLAGGTGRSAKEQVLRKGAENLQRAQAEVLQSVRELSRSRKLYGQRERVWALAQEKAADVQARLNRSDHGLFHTRTSLQKLSTKLSVQSAQYSQQLRAARNEYLLNLVATNAHLDHYYQEELPAVLKALVSELLEHLRDPLTSLSRTELEAAEMALEHAHRGGQATSQVSWEQDLELFLQEPGVFSPTPPQQFQPAGTDQVCVLELERVAGGGAGESGLEKEVQRWTSRAARDYKIQNHGQRVLQRLEQRRQQASEREAPSIEQRLQEVRESIRRAQVSQVKGAARLALLQGAGLDVQRWLKPAMTQAQDEVEQERRLSEARLSQRDLSPTAEDAELSDFEECEETGELFEEPAPPALATRPLPCPVHVVFGYQAGHEDELTITEGEWLEVIEEGDADEWVKARNQHGEVGFVPEQYLNFPDLSFSESSHDSDNPSGAEPTAFLACALYSYTGQSAEELSFPEGALIRLLPRAQDGVDDGFWRGEFGGHVGVFPSLLVEELLGPPGPSELSDPEQMLPSPSPPSFSPPAPTSALDGSPAPVLPGDQDLDCPGPLDMMAPRLRPMRPPPPPPAKAPDPGHPDPLT
- the FCHSD1 gene encoding F-BAR and double SH3 domains protein 1 isoform X1; translated protein: MQPPPRKVKPSQEVKLRFLEQLSILQTRQQREADLLEDIRSYSKQRAAIEREYGQALQKLAGPFLKREGHRSGEMDSRLSLGRGRMVFGAWRCLLDATMAGGQARLQASDRYRDLAGGTGRSAKEQVLRKGAENLQRAQAEVLQSVRELSRSRKLYGQRERVWALAQEKAADVQARLNRSDHGLFHTRTSLQKLSTKLSVQSAQYSQQLRAARNEYLLNLVATNAHLDHYYQEELPAVLKALVSELLEHLRDPLTSLSRTELEAAEMALEHAHRGGQATSQVSWEQDLELFLQEPGVFSPTPPQQFQPAGTDQVCVLELERVAGGGAGESGLEKEVQRWTSRAARDYKIQNHGQRVLQRLEQRRQQASEREAPSIEQRLQEVRESIRRAQVSQVKGAARLALLQGAGLDVQRWLKPAMTQAQDEVEQERRLSEARLSQRDLSPTAEDAELSDFEECEETGELFEEPAPPALATRPLPCPVHVVFGYQAGHEDELTITEGEWLEVIEEGDADEWVKARNQHGEVGFVPEQYLNFPDLSFSESSHDSDNPSGAEPTAFLACALYSYTGQSAEELSFPEGALIRLLPRAQDGVDDGFWRGEFGGHVGVFPSLLVEELLGPPGPSELSDPEQMLPSPSPPSFSPPAPTSALDGSPAPVLPGDQDLDCPGPLDMMAPRLRPMRPPPPPPAKAPDPGHPDPLT